The genomic DNA CTCGGCCTGCTGCTGCTCCTGGTCCTGCTGCTCGTGCGCGACCGGGTTGCGTTGATCGCGCGCGGGCCGCTCGGCGGCGACGGCGTGGAGACGACAAGCAAGGGCCTGCTTGCCCATCTCTCGCTGCTGTTCGTGCCGGCCGGCGTCGGCGTGGTGCAGAAGCTCGATCTCCTCGCGGCCCACGGCATCGCCATCGTTCTGGTGCTCGCCCTCTCCGTGGTCGTCACGCTGCTTGCGACCGTGCTGACCTTTCGACTGGTCAGCCGCCTGTTGAAGCAACAGGACGCGCCATGAGCGACAATCCGTTCTCGCTGTGGGTCTATCTCTCGCAGTCGCCGCTGCTCTGGCTGACCGTGACGCTGCTGGTCTATGCGGCCACGGATGCGGTGTCGCTGGCGACGCGGCGCCATCCGCTGGCCAATCCCGTGCTGCATGCGATGTGGATCATCGGCGCGTTCCTGCTGCTGACCGGCACCTCCTACACGACCTATTTTGCCGGCGCGCAATTCGTGCATTTCCTGCTCGGGCCTGCAACCGTCGCGCTCGCCGTGCCGCTCTACGAGAACCGCAAGCGCGTGGTCGCCTCCATCGTGCCGATGCTGGTGGCGCTGGTCGCGGGCTCGGTCACCGCCGTGGTGTCGGTGGTGCTGCTGGCCGAGCTTGCCGGCCTTCCCCGCGAGGTGGTGCTGTCGCTGGCGCCGAAATCGGTCACCGCGGGCGTTGCCATGGGCATCGCCGAATCCCTGCATGCCGATCCCTCGCTGGCGGCCGTCGCGGTGATCCTCACAGGCATCATGGGCGCCATCATCGTGACGCCGCTGATGAACCGCACCGGCATCACCGATTACCGTGCCCGCGGATTCGCAGCCGGCCTTGCGGCCCATGGCATCGGGACCGCGCGCGCGTTCCAGGTCGACGAGATCGCGGGCGTGTTTTCGGGTATCGCCATGAGCTTGAACGCCTTGGTGACCTCGTTCCTGGTCCCCCTGGCCGTCACGCTGCTGGTGCGATGACATCGCCGCCGCGACACTCTATATGACCTGTAACAATTCCCACTCCCGAACCGTATCGACGGAGATGGGACCGAAACGGGACGAGATATGGCCGGATTCAAGAACAAGGCATTTGAGCCGACGCGGCGCACGGCTCTGACGCTGATCGGGGCGAGCGCCCTTGCGGCGGGCGGGATCAACTCTGCGCTGGCAGCCGCTGGCGACGACGAGGTGTTGACCGAAGCCAAGGTGCTGCGCGATCCCGATACGCCCGTCGCCGGCAATCCCGATGGCAACATCACCATCGTCGAATGGTCTGATTATAATTGCCCCTATTGCCGCAAGCTCGAGCCCGAGCTGCGCCAGGTCGTTCAGGACGACGGCAAGGTGCGACTGGTGATGAAGGATTGGCCGATCCTCGGGCCGGTCTCGGTCACGGCGGCGCGGTCCGCGCTCGCGGCGAAATTCCAGGACAAGTATCATAAGGCCCATGACGCCATGATGGGCGTCAGCTCGCGCCTGACCGAGTCGCGCATCAACGAGCTGCTGGCGGCGGCCGGCGTCGACATGGACCGCCTGAAACGCGATCTTGCCGGCCGGGGCAGCGACATCGATGCGCTGCTCAAGCGCAACAACGAGCAGGCCGAGGCCTTCGGCTTCAACGGCACCCCGTCTTTCATCGTCGGCAAGTACCGTGTGCCCGGTGTGCTCAGCATGGCCGAGTTCGAGCAGGTCATCGCCGATGCCCGCAAGGCCAAGATGAACTGACGCGCACGGCGTCGATCGGCGCCGACACGTCGATCGCAGCCAACACAAAGGCGCCGCCGCGGTGTTCGCGACGGCGCCTTGTTCATGATACGGCGTCGTTACTTCGACGAGATCCGGACCCAGTCCTTGTGCGCGCGATCGCGCAGCGCATCCCAATCCGCCTTCGCCACGTCCCAGTTCACGATGGTGCGATTGGTGGTCGCGACCTGGCCGTTGGCGACGGACGACGTCTGCATGGAATCATAGACGTAGACGCCGCCCGCGAGCAGCAACGCGCCCAAAATCATCCCTAAAAACGTCTGCATTTGCGAACCTCCGATGACGGGCGATAACGTCGGTGGGGCTGGACGGTTCCGTGCTGGTCCCGGGGGAGTTCGGCCCGGATCGGCCCTACGGGGCGTGGATTAACGGAAGCAGGTTGGCTATATTTGAAATCAATGACGAACGATGCATCCGCAAGCCTGATCGACAAGCTCGGTCGCAAGTACGTCTGGTGGCGACCGGTCGACGGATTGCCATTCTCCGAGGATCGCGTCGTCGCGCAGATCATGAACTTCGGCACATACGACGATATTCTCCAGCTGGAGGCCGCGCTGGGTACCGCCCGCCTCTCAGACATCATGCTTCACGCTGAGCCGGGTTGGTTCAACGATCGCTCCTGGGAATTTTGGCGCGGGCGCCTTTCCCTCGCAACGGGGACCGAGCTGCCGGACAAGGCCCCACGAAGAGCCTTCGATGCAGCAACGCTTTGAGCCGAAACTGTCGATCTTGCCCGCCGCTCAACGCGAAATTTGGCCCCTGCTTGTCCCTTCACGGAAGTTGCAGCTTGTCCTCTACGGCGGAACTGCCGTTGCCCTTCAATTGGGGCACCGAGAGTCGCTCGATTTCGACTTCTTCTGCTCTGCTCCATTGGATAAGGACGAAGTCCGTGCGCAATTCGACTTCGTCAAGGGTGCGGCCATCCTTCATGATGCGCCCAATACACTGGTTGTCTCGACCACCATGCCCTCAGGCTCAGTGAAAGTCTCATTCTTCGGACGCATCGGCTTCGGTCGCATCAACGACCCGATGCAAGTGGCTGATGGCACCATGTTTGTAGCATCGCTTGAGGACTTGCTGGCCACCAAGCTCGAGGCGACGCTCGACCGCGCCGAAGCCAAGGACTATCTGGACATTGCTGAAATGATCTCCGCGGGTGTGTCGTTGCCGCGCGGAATCTCGGCATTCCGGGAGATGTTTGGCGGCGAACCAGCGCAAGTGCTGCGCGCAATAGGTTTCTTCGAAGATGGAGATCTTCGAGCTCTGAGTGCGAGCGATCGCCGGATCCTGCGGGAGTCCCGAGATCGCGTAGGGGTGTTACCCGATGTGTCTCTCAAGCAGGGCTTATTGTGATGACTGCTAAGCGGCATTCAGCCACTGCATCAGCGCCGCGTTGATCTCGCGCGGATAGGTGTGGCTGAGATCGTCGATCTCGCGATAGGTGACATCGGCGCCGGCGGCTGCGAGCGCCGCCTGCGTCTGGCGCGCTGTCTGCACGGGAAACATCCAGTCGAGCTTGCCGTGGGTGATGAAGATCGGCAGCCTCTGCAGGCGCGTGGCGTCCGCCATCTCCGCCATCAGCGGATGGAAGGTTGCCGAGACCGGGGCGAGATGGGTGAAGGGCGAAGCGGCTTCAAGCCCGCTCACGTAACAGAAGGTGCCGCCATCGCTCATTCCGGTCAGCAGCATGCGCGAGGCATCGACGGTCCAGCGGCTGCGCACGGCTTCGAGGATGCGCATGAGATTGGGCGTATCGGCATCATCGCCCATCAGCGCCCAGGTCGAGCCCATCGCGGTCGGCGCCACCAGGATCGCGCCGAGGCTGCGCGCATCGCGCAGCCAGCTCCACAGAAAACCGCGTCCGTTGCCGCTGCCGCCATGCAGCGCCATCACCAGCGGCATGGCGCGATCCTGCGTGTAATACTCGGGCACGTAGACCGAGAAGCCGCCGCGGCTGCCGGGCTCGTTGTGATCGTGCAAGATGCCGGTGTCTTCGCGCGTGCCGGCTTCGAGCCGGGATAACAGGTCCGCATCGTCGCGATGGGCGGCGTTGAGGAAGAAGCTGCTTACCGGCGGAAACTGCGCCGCAAGGGGATAAAGCGCCTCCTGCGCGCGCGGCAGATGGCGCAGCGCGCGGAACACCGCGACGAGATCGCCATGGCCGCGCCCGACCTCACGGATGCCGGCAAAGGCGGCGAGCGTCTCGTCGCAGGCGCGATTCAGTTGCGCGCGCAAGCCGGCGAACTGCTCCGGCCAATCCCCGATCGCAGCGCGTGCCGTCTGCAGCGCCTCGTCCGGCGTGCCGATTGCGTTCATGACGGAGGCAAACGCCGGCGGATGCAGATTACGGGCAAAGAAGCCGAGCGCCTCCAGCGCGTTCAGCAGCGGCGGAAGCACGGCCACGATGTCGTCGATCACGGCCTCGCTCATTGCAGCTTCCTTGGCGGCGTCCTTCAGCGGGGAGTCAATGCAGCTTCGGTGCCTTCAACAGCTTGAAGCGATCGGTCGAGGTCACCGTGACGTCGAAGGTGACGCCTTCGTGGTGCACGGTCAGCGGCACGTCGACACCGGCGGCGCCGAGCGACCACATCTTCTTGTAGAATTCGGTCTGGCTCGTGACCTTGTCGCCGTCGACGGCGAGGATGACGTCGCCGGTCTTGAGCTCGGCGCGCGCGGCCGGGCCGTTGGCGGAGATTCCGATCACCACTACGCGGTTGTCGATGTCGGTCGAGAACAGCCCGAGCCATGGCCGCGCCGGCTTGTTGACGCGGCCGAACTTGCGCAGATCTTCCAGGATCGGCTTCAACAGGTCGATCGGCACGATCATGTTGACGTGCTCGGCCTTGCCGTCGCGTTCGCGATCCAGCTGAAGCGAGCCGATGCCGATCAACTCGCCGCGCTCGTTGAGCAGCGCGGTGCCACCCCAGTTCGGATGCGCGGGATAGGTGAAGATGGCTTCGTCCAGCAGGTATTCCCAATAGCCGGCGAATTCCTGCTTGGCCACGATCTGGCTCGCGACGGAGCGCGTGCGGCCGCCGGTGCCGCCGACCACGACGCGGTCGCCGATTCGGGTTGCTGCCGAGTTGCCGAGCGGCAAGGGCTCGACGTCGAGCGCACCGAGCGCCTGCACGAGGCCGAAGCCGGTGACGGAATCGAAGCCGAGCGCATGCCCTTCGACCACCCGTCCGTCGGCGAGATGCAGCCACACCGATTCCGCCTCGGTGATGAGATAGCCGATGGTGAGCACGAGGCCGTCATCAATCACGACGCCGTTGCCCGCGCGTTCGGTGCCCAGCGTTTCGGCGCTGAAGGCGTCCGGCGGGATGATGGCGTGCAGGCCGACGACGGATGCGAGCGCGCGGTCGAGATCGAAACCGTAGTCGCTCGCACGCGGCTGATTGGCCGGCGGCACTCTCCATTCGGTCAGGGTGGTCATGGAGTTCTCCTGGCTGAGTGCATCGCTCCGGGATTGCTGCAGAGCGGCGCGCGACGCACGCATAATTTAGGCCGGGGGAGGCCGTCTTGAAAGCCTCGTTCCCCAACTATTCGTGAGAACGCCGCGTGAAATCTTCGAAAGGCGCGGGGAACGCGCACGGCGGCAGGCGTCCCCTCGATCCGGCACGTGCCGCATGGCTGGTGTCCGGCGAGGTGCTAGGCGCCGTGCAGTGAAGCTGCTAACCATTGCCGCTTCGTTTGACCAAGGGATCACGGATCGAAGCATGGACAACCGCAGCGATATCTGGCGTGGCATCGACACGATCAAGGCGCGTTTCATCGACCTCAGCGACAAGGTCTGGGGCATGCCCGAAGTGTGCTACACCGAGGCGCGGTCCGCCGCCGAACATCTCGCCGAGCTGCGCCATCAAGGTTTCCGCATCACCGAGAAGGTCGCGGGCATTCCGACCGCGGTGATGGGCGAGTGGGGCGAGGGCGGTCCGGTCATCGCTTTCATGGGGGAATATGACGCGCTGCCCGGCCTCAGCCAGGAAGCGGGCGTCGCCGAGCATCGTCCGATCGAAGCCGGCGGACACGGCCATGGCTGCGGTCATAATCTGCTCGGTTCCGCCGCGCTGCTCGCCGCGACCGCGGTGAAGGACTGGCTCGCCGAGAACAAGGTGCCCGGTCGCGTGCGCTATTATGGCTGCCCGGCTGAAGAGGGCGGCGCAGCCAAGGCCTTCATGGTGCGCTCCGGCGCGTTCGAGGACGCCGACATCGCGATCACCTGGCATCCGCACAGCTTCTGGGAGGTCGCGGTGACGCCGTCGCTCGCCAACACGCGTGCGGACTTCATCTTCACCGGCCGCACCTCGCATGCCGCGGCCTCGCCGCATCTCGGCCGTTCCGCGCTCGATGCGGTGGAACTGATGAATGTCGGCGTGAACTACATGCGCGAACACATGCCGAGCGATGCGCGCGTGCATTATGCGTTGCTCGACACCGGCGGCATCGCACCCAACGTGGTGCAGGCCCATGCGCGGGTGCGCTATTCGATCCGCGCACGTGATCTTCCCGGCATGAACGAGCTGGTCGAGCGCGTGTCCAAGATCGCGCAGGGCGCGGCGCTGATGACGGAAACCAAGGTGGAGATGAAGATCATCTCCGCGGTCTCCAACATCCTGCCGAACGCGCCGCTGGAGCAGGCGCTGCACCGGGTCATGGAAGAGCTCGGACCGCCGCATTTCGATGATGCCGACAAGAGCTTTGCCGGCCAGATCCGCGCGACGCTGAGCGACAAGGACATCGCGTCCGTCTATTACGCGATCGGCATGGAGCCGACCGATCGGCCGCTGGCCGACTTCCTGGTGCCGCTCGATGCCAAACGCAACCCGCTGGTCGGCTCGACCGACGTCGGCGACGTCAGCTGGGTGGTGCCGACCGTGCAGGTTCACGCACCGACGGTTGCAATCGGCACGCCCTTCCACACCTGGCAGGTGGTGGCGCAGGGCAAGAGCCCGCATGCCCACAAAGCCATGGTGCAGGCGGCCAAGGCGATGGCCGGTCTCGGCATCAAGGCGCTGTCGGATCCGGAGCTGATCAAGGCGGCGAAGGCCGATTTGAAGAAGCGGACGGCCAAGACACCTTATGTCTGTCCGCTGCCGGACCACGTTGAGCCGCCGCTCGACATGTCCGTGGCGTAGAATTTCGCCTCGACATTTCGTCTGATCCGGCGAACAAATTTTTCGCAGTGCAGCGTGCAATCCAGCATGTTTTGATGCTGGATTGCCGAACGGATGGGCTGCAGAACGCAGTTTTGCCCAACGGACAGCCAGAAGACCGTTTGCATACACACGGTCCCAGTTGACGCGCCCCCCATTCGGTGTGCCATCTACTGCCAGCTAATTGGGCGGCTCCTTATCACGGCCGTCTTCATCACGATGGGAACCAGACGGGGGACAACCATGCTGGATAAAGAACTGCGTTCGATGATCGGCCAGGTGAAGGACGGGCGAATGGATCGCCGCGCCTTTATCAAGCACATGGCCGCGGTCGGCCTCACCGCCCCCCTGGCCAACCAGATCCTCGCGCTTGGCGGCGTCGCCATGGCGGAGGGCGCCTCGACCTACAAGCCGACCAAGCGCGGCGGCGGCGGTGCGCTGAAGCTGTTGTGGTGGCAGGGTCCAACCTTGCTCAATCCGCATTTCGCCACCGGCACCAAGGACCAGGACGGCGCGCGTCTGTTCTATGAACCCCTCGCCTGCTGGGATCCCGACGGCAACATGAAGCTGGTGCTGGCGGCGGAGATTCCGTCGATCCAGAACGGCCTGCTCGCCGCCGACGGCAAGTCGGTGACCTGGAAGCTGAAGCCCGGCGTGAAGTGGCACGATGGCCAGCCGTTCACGGCTGACGACGTCGTGTTCAACTGGGAATACGCCAAGGATCCGGCGACCTCCGCACTGACGATCGCGACGCTCCGCGACATCACGGTCGAGAAGGTGGATGAGCTCACGGTGCGCATCGTCTTCAACAAGCCGACGCCGTTCTGGGCCGACGCCTTCGTCGGGGCGCCCAACACCATCATCCCGAAACATCTGTTCAAGGACTACACGGGGTCCAAGTCGCGCGAGGCGCCGACCAACCTCTCGCCGGTCGGCACCGGCCCCTACAAGTTCGTCGAGTTCAAGCCGGGCGATCTCGTTCGCGGCGTGCTCAACCCCGATTATCACATGCCGAACCGTCCCTATTTCGATTCGGTCGAGATGAAGGGCGGCGGCGACGCCGTCTCGGCCGCGCGTGCGGTGATCCAGACCGGCGAGTATGATTTCGGCTGGAACATCCAGGTCGAGGACGACGTGCTGTTGCGCCTGGAGAAGGGCGGCAAGGGAAAGACCGTCTATGCCGTCGGCGGCGACACCGAATTCATCGCACTGAACTTCACCGATCCCAACACCGAGGTCGACGGCGAACGCTCGTCGATCAAGACCAAGCACCCGCTGTTTTCCGATCCGGCGGTGCGCAAGGCGCTCTCGCTGCTGATCGATCGCGAGTCGGTCAAGAAGGCGATCTACGGCCGCGCCGGCCGCACCACCGCGAACTTCCTCAACGGGCCCGAAAAATTCGTGTCCAAGAACACCTCGTGGGAATTCAGCATCGAGAAGGCCTCGAAGATGCTCGACGATGCCGGCTGGAAGCCGGGCGCCGACGGCATCCGCGAGAAGGACGGCAAGAAGCTCAAGCTCGTCTACCAGACCTCGATCAACGGCCCGCGCCAGAAGACCCAGGCGATCGTCAAGCAGGCCTGCCAGAAGGCCGGCATCGACGTCGAGCTGAAATCGGTCGTCGCCTCGGTGTTCTTCTCCTCCGACGTCGGCAATCCCGACACCTACTCCAAGTTCTACGCCGACATGGAGATGTTCCAGATCCCGCTGAGCCAGCCGGATCCGTCGCAGCACATGCGCCGCTATCTCTCGACCCTGGTCGCCACCAAGGAGAACAAGTGGCAGGGCACCAACTTCCCGCGCTGGGTCAACAAGGAGTACGACGCGACCATCCAGGCCGCGGACGGCGAGATGGATCCGGTCAAGCGCGCTGCGCTCTACATCAAGGCCAATGACCTCATGTACCAGGACACGGTGTTCATCCCGGTGCAGCATCGCCTGAAGGTCGAAGCGGCCGCCAACAACCTGCGGCCGGTCGTTTCCGGCTGGGCCAACGAGACCGACAATCTGTTCGACTGGTACCGCGAGGAATGATCCCCCAGCGCTAGACGGGGGCTTTCCCTCATGAGTCAATATGTTCTACGTCGCCTGCTGATCGCGATTCCGAGCCTGCTCGGAATCTCGGCCGTGCTGTTCTTCGTGCTGGCGCTTGCGCCCGGCGATCCCTTCTCCGAATTGGCGACGAATCCGAACGTTCCGCCCGAAGTGCAGGCCGCACTTCGGGCCAAGTTCGGCCTCGACGATCCGATCCATCTTCGCTACCTGCATTGGCTCAGCGCCATGCTGCACGGCGACTGGGGCTTCTCCTTCGTCAGCCGGATGAACGTCGACACGCTCATCCTGCAGCGCCTGCCGGCCACGCTCTACGTGATCGGCTCGGCGCAGATCCTGGCCCTGCTGATCGCGATCCCGGTCGGCGTCTATGCCGCGACCAAGCCCTATTCGCTGTTCGACCAGATCGCCAACACGCTCGCCTTCGTCGGCTTCTCGCTGCCGACCTTCTTCACCGGCATCCTGTTCATCCTGATCTTCTCGGTCACGCTGGACTGGCTGCCGTTCGTCTATACCACCGACATCAAGGCCACCGGCATCCACTGGGTGCTGGAGATGATCCGCCAGGCGATCATGCCGGTGGCGGTGCTCGGCCTGTTCCAGGCGGCGTCGATGACGCGGTTCGTGCGTTCGGCGATGCTGGACGTGATCCGGCTCGACTACGTCACCACCGCCCGCGCCAAGGGGCTCGGGCAGGCCAAGGTCATCGTCAAGCACGTGATGCGCAACGCCATGATCCCGGTCGTGACGTTGATCGCGCTGCAGATGCCCGCGGTGTTCGGCGGCGCCATCGTCACCGAGCAGATCTTCCGCATCCCCGGCATCGGCTCGCTGCTGATCTCCTCCATCCTCTCCAACGACACGCCGGTGGTGATGGCCGTCACCTTCGTCTTCGCGTGTCTCGTCGTGCTGTTCAATCTCATCGCGGACGTGCTTTATGGCTGGCTTGACCCTCGCATCTCCCTCCGCTGAGCGGCGCGTCTACTCGCCCTGGCGCGAGACGTGGCGGCGTTACAGCCGCCACAAGCTCGCCGTCGTCAGCGCCTTCCTGCTCCTCATTCTGGTTCTCGCCGTCGTGGCCGGGCCGTTCGTGTGGCGTGTGAAGATCAACGACATCGACATCGTCGCGGGCATGCAGGGGCCGTCGCTCGCCCATCCGTTCGGGACCGACGATCTCGGGCAGGACATCCTGGCGCGCATGATCTATGGCGGCCGCATCTCGCTCGCGGTCGGCCTCGCCGCGATGCTGGTCTCGGTCTTCATCGGCACGCTGATCGGCGCGCTCGCCGGCATGTCGCGCGGTGCGCTCGGGCACGGCCTGATGTGGCTGACCGACCTCTTCCTGTCGCTGCCGCAACTGCCGCTGCTGCTCCTGCTCATCTACCTGTTCCGCGACGGGTTGAAACAGGTGTTCGGCCCCGAAGGCGGCATCTTCATCCTGATCGTGCTCGTGATCGGGGGGCTGCGCTGGATGCCGGTGGCGCGGCTCGTGCGCGCGCAATTCCTGTCGATTCGCGAGAAGGAGTTCGTCGAGGCTGCACGCGCGCTCGGGGCCAGCCCGGTGCGGCAGGTGGTGCGGCATATCCTGCCCAATGCGCTCGGCCCGGTGATCATCGCCGGCACCATCGACGTTGCCGCCGCGATCATCGCGGAATCGACGCTGTCCTTCCTCGGCCTCGGTTTTCCGCCGGATACGCCGACCTGGGGCCGGCTGCTGTATGACGCCAAGGACTTTCTCGACATCGGCCCGCACTGGGCGCTGTTCCCGGGCGGCGCGATCTTCATCGCGGTGGTGGCCATCAACTTCATCGGCGACGGTCTGCGTGACGCGCTCGATGCGCGACGGGTGATCTGATGGCGCCGCTGCTCGAGATCAAGGGACTGAAGACCCACTTCTCCACCGATGACGGCATCCTGCAGGCCGTCGACGGCGTCGACATCTCCATCAACCGGGGCGAGACGCTTTGCGTCGTCGGCGAGTCCGGCTGCGGCAAGACCGTCACCGCGATGTCGATCCTGAAGCTGATCGCGATGCCGCCGGGCCGCATCGCGGCGGGCCAGATCATCTTCGAGGGCCGCGACCTGGTGCCGCTGACCAGCAATCAGCTCGACGAGATCAGGGCCAAGGAGATCGGCTTCATCTTCCAGGAGCCGATGACCTCGCTCAACCCGGTGCTGACCATCGGCGAGCAGATCGCCGAGAGCCTGCGCCGCCACGAGGCCGTGACCAGAAAGCAGGCGCTCGATCGCACCATCGAGATGCTGAAGCTGGTGCAGATCCCCAACGCCGAAGGCAGGGTGCACAATTATCCGCACCAGTTTTCCGGCGGCATGCGCCAGCGCGTGATGATCGCGATGGCGCTGGCCTGCAAGCCGAAGCTGATCATCGCCGACGAGCCCACCACGGCGCTCGACGTCACCATCCAGGCCCAGATCCTCGACCTGCTCCAGGACATGAAGGAGCGCTTTGGCATGGCGGTGATGCTGATCACCCATGCCATGGGCGTCGTCGCCGAAACCGCGCAACGCGTCGTCGTGATGTATGCCGGCAAGGTCGTGGAGGAGGCGCCCGTCGACGACCTCTTCGACCATCCCGGCCATCCCTATACGCAAGGCCTGATCCGCTCGATCCCACGCATCGATCTCGACAGCGAGCACAAGACGCGGCTCGAGGCGATCGGCGGCTCGGTGCCGATCCTGATCAATCCGCCGGTCGGCTGCCGCTTTGCGCCGCGCTGCAAGTTCGCCATGAATGTCTGCACCGAGAAGGAGCCGCTGCTGCGCGAGATCGCGCCGGGTCACCGCATGGCCTGTCATCTCGGGGATCCGAACCTGGGAGCCGCGTCATGAGCGAACCCTTGCTCCGCGTCAGCGGCCTGAAGAAACATTTCCCCGTGCTCGGCGGCCTGTTGTCGCGCCAGGTCGGCACCGTCTATGCGGTCGACGGCGTGTCGTTCTCGGTCAACCGCGGCGAAACGCTCGGTCTCGTCGGCGAATCCGGCTGCGGCAAGTCGACGACGGGACGTTGCGTGCTGCGCCTGATCGAGCCGACCGACGGCGAGGTCGTCTTCGACGGCCAGGACGTGCGTCAGCTCGGCGGAAATGATCTGCGCGCGATGCGGCGGAACATGCAGCTGGTGTTCCAGGATCCCTTCGCCTCGCTCAATCCGCGCATGACGGTCGGCGCCATCCTCGGCGAGGCCTTCACCATCCACAATCTCGCATCGTCCGCGAAAGAGCGCGAGGAACGTGTCGCGGGACTCCTGGTCAAGGTCGGGCTCAAGGCCGAGCATATGCGGCGCTATCCGCATGAATTCTCGGGCGGCCAGCGCCAGCGCATCGTGATCGCGCGCGCGCTCGCGGTCGAGCCGAAGCTGATCGTCTGTGACGAGCCGGTCTCGGCGCTCGACGTGTCGATCCAGGCCCAGGTCATCAACCTGCTGGAAGACCTCCAGGCCGAGCTGAACCTCACCTATCTCTTCGTCGCGCACGACCTCTCGGTGGTCGAGCACATCTCCGACCGCGTCGCGGTGATGTATCTCGGACGCATCGTCGAGCTGGCGAAAGCGAGCGACCTCTACCGCAACCCGCAGCATCCCTACACCCGGGCGCTGCTCTCGGCGGTGCCGGTGCCCGATCCCAAGCTGAAGCGTGAGCGCATCCGCCTCAAGGGCGACGTGCCGAGCCCGATGAAGCCGCCGTCGGGCTGTCACTTCCACACCCGCTGCCCGATTGCCCAGCCGCGCTGCGCCGAGAGCGCGCCCGTGCTGAAGGAGGGCGCTGGAGGGCATTTCGTGGCGTGTCATCTGGCCTGACGCCGGCAGGCGATTGCGACGGATTGGTGCGGGGAGGGGAACGTGAGTCAGATCCATGATACCGGTCTCATCATGACTGAAGCGGAGCTGCTTTCGACTCGAGCCACTAAAATCGGCGCCGATGCGCGCCGGGCGTTGTGGGGATCTGCGCTGGGTTACGGCATGGATGGGTTCGATCTGCTCATCCTGGGCTTCATGCTGACGGCGATCTCGAGGGGTCTTCATCTGACGCAGCCGCAGGCTGCTTCGCTGGTGACCGCGACACTGGTCGGGGCGGTGCTCGGTGGCTTCGTCTTCGGCCTGCTATCCGACCGGCTCGGGCGGGTCCGCGTCCTGACCTGGAGCATTGTCCTGTTTGCGGTCTTCACGGGACTATGCGCCTTGGCTCAGGGTTATTGGGATCTCATGATCTACCGGGCCATCGCAGGCATCGGGCTCGGCGGCGAATTCGGCATAGGCATGGCGCTGGTCGCGGAGGCCTGGCCGTCGGACAAGCGGGCGCGGGCGACCTCCTATGTCGGTCTCGGCTGGCAATTCGGCGTGCTCTGTGCGGCGCTGGTGACGCCGGTGCTCCTGCCCCTCATCGGCTGGCGCGGCATGTTCGCGGTGGGGCTGTTTCCGGCTCTGGCTGCCTATGTGATCCGGCGCAGGCTGCACGAGCCCGACATCTTTCTGGCTCGTCGGGCCACGACGACGGATGCCGTCGCCTCGCTTCGCGCGCTCGTCGCCGACAGAGAGACGGCAAAGATCAGCCTTGCCATGGTCATCCTCTGCTCGGTGCAGAATTTCGGCTATTACGGCATCATGATCTGGCTGCCGAACTATCTCTCGACGCGGTTCGGCTATGGCCTCACCCAATCGGCAGTCTGGACCTCCGTCACCATTGCCGGCATGGCGCTTGGCAT from Bradyrhizobium sp. CCBAU 53351 includes the following:
- a CDS encoding CidA/LrgA family protein, which gives rise to MLASLGLILLCQLIGEAVVRGLGLPLPGPVLGLLLLLVLLLVRDRVALIARGPLGGDGVETTSKGLLAHLSLLFVPAGVGVVQKLDLLAAHGIAIVLVLALSVVVTLLATVLTFRLVSRLLKQQDAP
- a CDS encoding LrgB family protein; this translates as MSDNPFSLWVYLSQSPLLWLTVTLLVYAATDAVSLATRRHPLANPVLHAMWIIGAFLLLTGTSYTTYFAGAQFVHFLLGPATVALAVPLYENRKRVVASIVPMLVALVAGSVTAVVSVVLLAELAGLPREVVLSLAPKSVTAGVAMGIAESLHADPSLAAVAVILTGIMGAIIVTPLMNRTGITDYRARGFAAGLAAHGIGTARAFQVDEIAGVFSGIAMSLNALVTSFLVPLAVTLLVR
- a CDS encoding DsbA family protein, with translation MAGFKNKAFEPTRRTALTLIGASALAAGGINSALAAAGDDEVLTEAKVLRDPDTPVAGNPDGNITIVEWSDYNCPYCRKLEPELRQVVQDDGKVRLVMKDWPILGPVSVTAARSALAAKFQDKYHKAHDAMMGVSSRLTESRINELLAAAGVDMDRLKRDLAGRGSDIDALLKRNNEQAEAFGFNGTPSFIVGKYRVPGVLSMAEFEQVIADARKAKMN
- a CDS encoding nucleotidyl transferase AbiEii/AbiGii toxin family protein; this encodes MQQRFEPKLSILPAAQREIWPLLVPSRKLQLVLYGGTAVALQLGHRESLDFDFFCSAPLDKDEVRAQFDFVKGAAILHDAPNTLVVSTTMPSGSVKVSFFGRIGFGRINDPMQVADGTMFVASLEDLLATKLEATLDRAEAKDYLDIAEMISAGVSLPRGISAFREMFGGEPAQVLRAIGFFEDGDLRALSASDRRILRESRDRVGVLPDVSLKQGLL
- a CDS encoding dienelactone hydrolase family protein, which codes for MSEAVIDDIVAVLPPLLNALEALGFFARNLHPPAFASVMNAIGTPDEALQTARAAIGDWPEQFAGLRAQLNRACDETLAAFAGIREVGRGHGDLVAVFRALRHLPRAQEALYPLAAQFPPVSSFFLNAAHRDDADLLSRLEAGTREDTGILHDHNEPGSRGGFSVYVPEYYTQDRAMPLVMALHGGSGNGRGFLWSWLRDARSLGAILVAPTAMGSTWALMGDDADTPNLMRILEAVRSRWTVDASRMLLTGMSDGGTFCYVSGLEAASPFTHLAPVSATFHPLMAEMADATRLQRLPIFITHGKLDWMFPVQTARQTQAALAAAGADVTYREIDDLSHTYPREINAALMQWLNAA
- a CDS encoding S1C family serine protease, whose amino-acid sequence is MTTLTEWRVPPANQPRASDYGFDLDRALASVVGLHAIIPPDAFSAETLGTERAGNGVVIDDGLVLTIGYLITEAESVWLHLADGRVVEGHALGFDSVTGFGLVQALGALDVEPLPLGNSAATRIGDRVVVGGTGGRTRSVASQIVAKQEFAGYWEYLLDEAIFTYPAHPNWGGTALLNERGELIGIGSLQLDRERDGKAEHVNMIVPIDLLKPILEDLRKFGRVNKPARPWLGLFSTDIDNRVVVIGISANGPAARAELKTGDVILAVDGDKVTSQTEFYKKMWSLGAAGVDVPLTVHHEGVTFDVTVTSTDRFKLLKAPKLH
- a CDS encoding M20 family metallopeptidase: MDNRSDIWRGIDTIKARFIDLSDKVWGMPEVCYTEARSAAEHLAELRHQGFRITEKVAGIPTAVMGEWGEGGPVIAFMGEYDALPGLSQEAGVAEHRPIEAGGHGHGCGHNLLGSAALLAATAVKDWLAENKVPGRVRYYGCPAEEGGAAKAFMVRSGAFEDADIAITWHPHSFWEVAVTPSLANTRADFIFTGRTSHAAASPHLGRSALDAVELMNVGVNYMREHMPSDARVHYALLDTGGIAPNVVQAHARVRYSIRARDLPGMNELVERVSKIAQGAALMTETKVEMKIISAVSNILPNAPLEQALHRVMEELGPPHFDDADKSFAGQIRATLSDKDIASVYYAIGMEPTDRPLADFLVPLDAKRNPLVGSTDVGDVSWVVPTVQVHAPTVAIGTPFHTWQVVAQGKSPHAHKAMVQAAKAMAGLGIKALSDPELIKAAKADLKKRTAKTPYVCPLPDHVEPPLDMSVA